The Penicillium oxalicum strain HP7-1 chromosome V, whole genome shotgun sequence genomic interval CGGAACCAGGAGTCACCTTCAAGTTGAGACGCCGCGGATGGCTGCGCCCTGTCACGTGTCTGAATCCAAAGAAACGTCCCAGCGGAAATTGAGTGTGCAATAGCCTGATTAGGTCTAGGCGAATTCGAGGTGACAGGATTATGCGTTTATGACCCATTCCTCAGCATTACTGAAGTAGAATATTCGGAACCAGTTGTGCCAGAACTCGCAAGTGGATTTCTCCCGCCCGGGGAAAGCTGAGCCCGGCTTTGCTGGAACTCTTGGGGGCCCACGTACCCACACACAGCCCGCACGTTTCACGATCGTGTGGAGAATTTGCGGCATCCGAGGAGGATTCTCGTCGGTCTTGGGAAAAAGTCCCGTGGTCGCTTCGCTTGTCATTCTAGTTTAGGCCTGATCTTTTCCTGTTCtgtgtctttttgtttttgttttatttcttatttttttttttcaatggTTGACTATTCCTTTCTACATGTTTCATAGGGTCGTACTATGTGCTAATCAGACGAGGGTGCTATCCATTCTTGACAAGGCGACTGAGATGAGGCGCAAGACTAAGTGTTTTATACGGCTGGGCTGTCGCGATATCTACCACCTAGTCGAGCGGGCTGTTGGCGAGCCTCTTGTCGCTTGCACTCAAGATCAGAGGCCCAGAGTGCAGCGCCCGTGGCGGTTGTCATCAAAAAGAGCATGGAAAATGGAGGAACTAACTGCAAAAGAAGTGCAACCGTACCAAAGCTATAGAAAAGTCAGCGAAAATCGCAACACAGGTAAAGCACCAGTCGGAGACAATCCacccaaaagaaaacagaaacaaaagacaaaaaaaaaagcaggaTTGACACTTACGTGGTATACTGCAACTGCCGGCGGCGCACACTCGCTTTCCGCTCTTGCTTGGTGAACTCCAGAAGCTGAAAATATCGCCAGTGATGAAAAGGACCCGCTCGATATCCAGTCAGAACTAGGAACATGGGGGTTCCCGCCACGGGAATGAAATTCAGCGGAAGCAAGACGATGAACTCGATGATCTGTCGGAATGAGAACGGCGAATACACCGCGCTGGTTGTCGGAGTGCCGAGGCGACTGGCCGGGTCGCCAGGTTCGGGATAGATCACACGGgacaccagcaccagctGCTCTTGACCCTCATTCACGAGCACGGAGTCAAAGATATCGACGAGTGTCTCATCCACGAAGAATGCTTCGAATAAAGTGGCCACAATGGCCGCCCCTTCCCCAAGAACCAAAAAGGCACCGTTGATCCATGCGCCCCAGCCCTGAAAGAGGGCGAGGAATGCCACTTGCGGGAGGTAGgtaaaaaagaagagaaggaagtAGACGAACGTTGACAAGAGCACTATCGGCACGAGGCGAGCTTTGAAAAGAGGCCAGAGGAATCGATGCGTTGCAAAGTAGTGAATCCCCTGATGAGAATGATAGTCAGCAACCCTGCACCTGGCCAATATGAATAGGAAAAGCACATACTCGGAGTGGATAAAGCCAGGCCGCTCGATCTAGATTCCACGCCTGCGCCATGGTTTCCAACGCGCAGCTGTACGTCAGTGGTAATGACAAAACACCGTGACGCTCACGTTTGAGGGACACAGTGACGAGCAACCACAGGCGCGTCAGTTGAACAAGAGGATGATGCTGGCGAATATGCCCACGTGCAGAAGGACACCgtgcttatcgataagagaAGATCATGCGGAAGTCTTGTGATACCAGCAACGCCTCGGAAGGGTTCGAGGTTTGCCTGCCGAAACTGGGTACTCGGTCGGTACCTCGCGACCCGGAGAGTAGTCTGAGAGTCACGTGTGCTTAGTCAGTTCCTAGCCGCGCGAGTTGCTTTTCTACCagattttctttctctcgcgttttctctttcctttcttccatACATAAACTGAATTCCTTCCTATTCACTCTGGAATCCACCTTGCAATGGGTTCTTCGAGGGGAAATGGAAGGATAGACAAATTGATTGCTGGCTTACCCCAAATTCTTCTTGATACGTGGAGCGTTTGGAAATAATTCTTCAGCTGTACATCCCATTTCCACCCTGCACTCCGTGCGACGTGGGTTTCCTTAAGAGGCATCTTTCTCGCCCTTTTGTCAGTCATTGGCATTCTCTCAATTTAGTGCAGTGCTGTTGCGTCCTTAAGATGGTCGTGGACCTGCTCCAGGCTCTTAACAATGGCCGAGGGCTGTAATTCGGGTATAGCAGCATCCTGCCAACCGTGTCCTGCACGGTCGACCCAAATCGCGTTCATTCCCGCGTGTCGCGCACCCACGACATCGAACGGGTTGCCGCTTATTAGCCAAATCTGGTCCATTTCGTACGGCTTCTTTCCGACTGTGTGGGCAAGATGTCGGTAGGTTGCTTGCGCGGGCTTGTAGCAGCGTACATCGTCTACAGTAACCAGATGCTGGAAAATATCCGCGTGTGGAGACAAGTCTTCAGACCTTGACACCGAGTTCGAGATCATTTTCTTGGACCCATTGGAGAAGAGCACCGGGACGATAGACGAATCGGTAGCAATCCGCTTCAGCGCGGGTTTGACATCGGGAAACGCCGACAGACTGTCGTAGGCCTTCATCAAGTCGGAGAGTTCGCTTTCGCTAAGCTGCTCCTGCGCCTCTGCCAGTGCATGGAGTAATGATTGTCGAGTGAGGCACGAGAAGTCTTGATAATATTCTGATCAGGCAAGTGTCAGTGTCTGTCGCATCCATTTCGCGCTTTGGAAAGCCTGTGAGTGGAGTCTGCATAATGCATCATTGCATACCCATGCTGTTCAGCCTCCATGTATATTCCAATTGGTATCTGCGCCACGAAGTCGAGATAGTTTGAGCTTTGTCTCGCCCAAAATGGGTCTCTAGCTTCTCGGCGATGGACTCTGTAGACAACAGAGTGCCATACACGTCAAACGCAATAACGATTTCCTTGGCCGCGGTCATTCTCAAGCGATGGATCGTCTGTGGGAGAAGGTCTGGAAGGTCAAATCCATATATATCACAACACTAGTTTGACACGATGCGAGAATCTCGGGAGCTGAGTACCTTGATGTTTGGTTTTCTTGTAGAAAGCTTAACCGAGGAGACCTCGGAGTGCAAATGGACGCTAATGTGACCTGATCGCGGGCATGGGATGATGTCATTCCAGTGTCCGATTCGTTGGTAGATGGTTCACAGACGTTGACTAGGGACTATTCGATGAGATTGAAAGCCGTCTCACGGCATCACATGGAGGTTTTTTACATCTCTGGGGGTGGGTGAAAGTCTCCTCGGCTTCTCACGGTCTAAACTGAGTCTTGCATTCATGAAGGTGGGCCGGCAATGGAAGGTAAACATAAGGACCTTGATTTGGAAGGGTTTATCCTctacacacacacacacacacagtGGAAAGCGGTTATGAGTATAAATGCATATGCCATCATCACTTTCCCTCGATACGTGGCTTAATCACGGCAATTCTCATCGTATCCAAAAAGTTAGAAGCGGCCTTTGAGTGACGATAGACCTGCCCTTCGAACAACCTCGTTGCATCCTTGCCAATGGCGCCCGTGATCATTGCTGCGCCCCCCGGATGCTCGGTCACAAACGCCGAGACATCATGTACAACACCTCTAATCACCACTAAATTGCACCCTGTCCTAGTCTGCTGCTGGTACTCACCCCATTCCATGGCCGGAAGGTCTTCGAGGGGTACCCCCCAATTCAACCGCTCGCTCTCCTGATCTAGACATTGTCGCTTGCGCTGGATTCTCCCCTTTTGGATCTCGTTTTCAGGGAAGCGTCGGAGATTGCTGGCCAGACCCAACTGCGCACATACCCAAATCACCCACTTGGTGGGATCGAAGTCAAACCAGCGCACTCCATTTCGATAGTCGATGGGGAACTCATGGTGAAAGTTGTGGTAGCCCTCCCCCAGAGTCAACAGACCGGTGAGCGGATGGTCTCGGGGCGTCTTGTCAGCGGCATAAGGTTGAGAACCATACCAGTGAGCCACCGAGTTGACACAGAAAGTGCCCTGCTGCTCGATCGCCGTGGCAATGCAGCCCGCAAAGACAAAGCCGCCGAGGTAGTCTCCGAAGAAGAGCCCGCACAAT includes:
- a CDS encoding Acyl-CoA desaturase is translated as MNLAGVLVVEIRLIKMEKYTEGLVSLELHHSSYTSLGPPARRMIRDTAKSLNWPKTIFLVGIPLVALFSLRWVPLRRETVWTGVIYAYLRALTVTAGYHRLWAHRSYSASTLLKLIFAIIGAGAGQDLIKKWCRDHRAHHRYVDTDKDPYSMSKGFFHAHIGWILFEKSDPIHGVLTTGRVDISDLKADPVVVWQRKHYLTLLLVAGYLFPTILCGLFFGDYLGGFVFAGCIATAIEQQGTFCVNSVAHWYGSQPYAADKTPRDHPLTGLLTLGEGYHNFHHEFPIDYRNGVRWFDFDPTKWVIWVCAQLGLASNLRRFPENEIQKGRIQRKRQCLDQESERLNWGVPLEDLPAMEWGEYQQQTRTGCNLVVIRGVVHDVSAFVTEHPGGAAMITGAIGKDATRLFEGQVYRHSKAASNFLDTMRIAVIKPRIEGK